In the genome of Gemmatimonadota bacterium, one region contains:
- the rpsF gene encoding 30S ribosomal protein S6: protein MTRSYEAVYIFDSTLEEPAITEKLDRFHALIPQAEGLAIDVNHWGKRTLAFPISGRETGYYVIAKFDAAPTMLPEFERALKLDESVLRHLIVLNEGAQMAPTPSAKDGEDDE from the coding sequence ATGACCCGCTCGTACGAGGCGGTTTACATCTTCGACTCCACGCTCGAAGAACCCGCCATCACCGAGAAGCTCGACCGCTTCCACGCCCTCATCCCGCAGGCCGAAGGCTTGGCCATTGACGTCAATCACTGGGGCAAGCGCACGCTCGCCTTCCCGATTTCGGGCCGTGAGACGGGCTACTACGTCATTGCCAAGTTCGATGCTGCCCCGACGATGCTGCCTGAGTTCGAGCGCGCGCTCAAGCTCGACGAGTCGGTGCTGCGTCACCTGATCGTACTCAACGAGGGAGCCCAGATGGCTCCGACGCCGTCGGCCAAGGACGGGGAGGACGACGAATAA
- a CDS encoding phosphatase PAP2 family protein, which yields MRLRPHLLAFLVLSGLAQRIVGQDVRHSSIPDLKWQPVAIGAGVVGLAMLFDAQIARDVARQSTAGSRESARTLSKFGEVVVIGPVVGGLAAVGLLSGQPRITRTAGRVAASIIVADLLTQPMKYLTGRRRPYQDNNLDATDFSPFSGHTSFPSGHSTAAFALATTLGDATGNTLARVGLYALATGTAWGRVAEADHWVSDVLAGAGIGILSAKFASGKIRVLGLQAPRFLIGPHGNGLVMTAFLPRIR from the coding sequence ATGAGACTGCGACCGCACCTCCTCGCTTTCCTCGTCCTGTCCGGCCTTGCTCAGCGCATCGTCGGACAGGACGTTCGGCATTCGTCGATTCCCGACCTGAAGTGGCAGCCGGTGGCGATTGGTGCGGGGGTCGTCGGACTCGCGATGCTCTTCGACGCACAGATTGCGCGGGACGTCGCGCGTCAGAGCACGGCCGGGTCGCGCGAGAGCGCCCGGACGCTCAGCAAGTTTGGTGAGGTGGTGGTGATTGGCCCGGTGGTGGGCGGGCTGGCCGCGGTCGGGCTGCTCTCCGGACAGCCCCGGATTACCCGGACGGCGGGACGAGTCGCCGCCTCGATCATCGTCGCGGATCTCCTGACCCAGCCGATGAAATACCTGACTGGTCGGCGGCGACCCTATCAGGACAACAATCTCGACGCCACCGATTTCTCGCCGTTCAGCGGCCACACCTCTTTCCCATCAGGGCATAGCACCGCGGCCTTCGCGCTGGCCACAACCCTCGGCGACGCGACCGGGAATACACTGGCGCGGGTCGGGCTCTATGCGCTGGCCACGGGCACGGCGTGGGGGCGGGTTGCCGAGGCTGACCATTGGGTCAGCGATGTCCTGGCGGGAGCGGGGATCGGGATTCTCTCGGCCAAGTTTGCTTCCGGAAAGATCCGTGTCCTTGGCCTCCAAGCCCCGCGGTTCCTGATCGGCCCCCACGGGAATGGCCTCGTGATGACAGCATTTCTGCCTCGGATTCGATAG
- the rpsR gene encoding 30S ribosomal protein S18 produces MARPQKTCAICESGVRIVDFKDERLLTRFLTERGKILPSRLSGTCARHQRQLSTAIKRARQLALIPYIKGFAG; encoded by the coding sequence ATGGCCCGCCCACAGAAGACCTGCGCCATCTGCGAGTCCGGCGTTCGCATCGTCGACTTCAAGGATGAACGGCTGCTGACCCGCTTCCTCACGGAACGGGGCAAGATCCTTCCGAGCCGCCTGTCTGGCACCTGCGCCCGGCATCAGCGTCAGCTCAGCACGGCGATCAAGCGGGCACGTCAGCTCGCCCTGATCCCTTACATCAAGGGATTCGCCGGCTGA
- a CDS encoding DegV family protein has protein sequence MTVGIGYLDGPRLARGFYAASDWVTAGREELNRINVFPVPDGDTGTNFSLTLRAVADALRALGDAPLPETATTAARAALLGARGNSGMMLAHFLIGFADGLGQRATAGAPDVARAVRAGADALEAALDEPREGTILTVVRDGARAAERAGEESADIGHFLRRLHSESDRVLEHTPELMAVLKEAGVVDAGGKGFVRMVEGFVRFINGDPILPAAAPLETDSAIPAALIAIAAERDFQFCTEVLVRGTPLPPANDVRAAMHSFGGSVVVAVAGDILKIHVHTDTPEAVFTYAEQWGTVATRKAEDMRAQHRRLGHVEQRKVAIVVDSSNDLPDPILDKHRIIVVPLQVMFGTETFRDRIDLKPAEFYRRLRSARELPTTSQPAPAEFVRAFRAAREEAPEVVGIFVAGMLSGTLASARAAINAAGIDKVHLVDSRAASLGLGMLALRAAELIDDGWGAAAVATELDRVRSQSGMFITVDTYDNLIRSGRVSRGKAWIGGLLDIKPIIEVDTTGRLQPIDRVRGSDQVVPRVLALLEKRLTPRPKQVRFGVAHAEAPEAAERVRNALMAAYRPKEVIVAPVTGVLGTHVGTGAWAVFYQVEDGTPEPAHG, from the coding sequence ATGACCGTCGGCATCGGGTATCTCGATGGCCCGCGGCTCGCACGCGGCTTCTACGCTGCCTCGGACTGGGTCACGGCAGGACGGGAAGAGCTCAACCGCATCAATGTCTTTCCGGTCCCTGATGGTGACACCGGCACCAACTTTTCGCTGACGCTTCGCGCCGTCGCCGACGCCCTCCGGGCGCTCGGCGACGCGCCGCTTCCGGAGACGGCCACGACCGCGGCGCGGGCGGCGCTGTTGGGCGCCCGCGGCAATTCGGGCATGATGCTGGCCCACTTCCTCATTGGTTTCGCCGACGGACTGGGCCAGCGCGCGACCGCCGGGGCCCCCGACGTCGCGCGGGCCGTGCGCGCTGGTGCCGATGCCCTTGAGGCCGCCCTCGACGAACCGCGGGAAGGCACCATCCTCACGGTCGTACGCGACGGCGCTCGCGCCGCCGAGCGGGCGGGTGAGGAATCCGCTGACATCGGCCATTTCCTCCGTCGGCTGCACTCGGAATCCGACCGAGTGCTCGAGCACACGCCCGAGCTGATGGCGGTGCTGAAAGAGGCCGGCGTCGTCGATGCGGGCGGTAAGGGATTCGTCAGGATGGTCGAGGGATTCGTCCGTTTCATCAACGGCGACCCCATTCTTCCTGCAGCGGCGCCGCTGGAGACGGATTCGGCGATCCCCGCCGCGCTGATCGCGATCGCCGCGGAACGTGACTTCCAGTTTTGTACCGAGGTCCTCGTGCGGGGAACGCCACTCCCGCCCGCCAACGATGTCCGCGCGGCGATGCACAGCTTCGGCGGATCGGTGGTGGTCGCGGTGGCCGGGGACATCCTCAAGATCCATGTGCACACCGACACCCCGGAAGCCGTCTTCACGTACGCCGAGCAGTGGGGCACGGTCGCGACACGGAAGGCCGAGGACATGCGGGCGCAGCATCGTCGCCTGGGGCACGTCGAGCAGCGGAAAGTGGCGATCGTTGTCGACTCCTCCAACGACCTTCCGGATCCGATCCTCGACAAGCACCGTATCATCGTTGTCCCGCTGCAGGTGATGTTCGGCACCGAGACATTCCGGGACCGGATCGATCTCAAGCCCGCCGAGTTCTACCGTCGGCTGCGGTCCGCCCGGGAGCTGCCCACCACCTCGCAGCCTGCGCCGGCCGAATTTGTCCGGGCCTTCCGGGCCGCGCGGGAAGAGGCGCCTGAAGTTGTCGGCATTTTCGTCGCCGGGATGTTGTCGGGAACGCTCGCGTCGGCTCGGGCCGCGATCAACGCGGCGGGGATCGACAAGGTGCACCTGGTGGATTCGCGAGCCGCGTCGCTCGGCCTGGGGATGCTGGCGCTGCGGGCGGCCGAGCTGATCGATGACGGGTGGGGAGCAGCGGCCGTGGCGACCGAACTGGATCGGGTCCGATCGCAGTCCGGTATGTTCATCACCGTGGACACGTACGACAACCTGATCCGGTCCGGCCGGGTCTCTCGCGGGAAAGCGTGGATTGGAGGATTGCTGGACATCAAGCCGATCATCGAAGTCGACACGACCGGACGACTGCAGCCGATCGACCGCGTCCGTGGCAGCGATCAGGTGGTACCCCGGGTGCTCGCATTGCTGGAGAAGCGGCTGACGCCCCGCCCGAAGCAGGTCCGCTTCGGCGTGGCGCACGCCGAGGCACCCGAAGCGGCAGAACGGGTCCGGAACGCGCTGATGGCCGCGTATCGTCCGAAGGAAGTGATCGTCGCCCCAGTGACCGGAGTCCTGGGGACCCACGTCGGGACGGGTGCGTGGGCGGTGTTCTATCAGGTCGAAGACGGCACGCCGGAACCTGCTCATGGTTGA
- the ychF gene encoding redox-regulated ATPase YchF: MLALGIVGLPNVGKSTLFNALTSAGALVANYPFATIEPNTGVVEVPDERLAEIAKLINPERVVPATVQFLDIAGLVKGASQGEGLGNQFLANIREVDAIVHVVRCFIDDDIQHVMVGVDPARDREIINTELALADLATVEKRLDKATRAARTGDAQSKLEKGLLERLNEALAAGRMARTVVPTEEERATYKSFALLTAKPVLYAANVREDELASGNEQVEALRQAVAADNEAADIVIFSAKVEAELAELPLEDRAAFLEELGVHESGLDRLARAAYHVLGLQSYFTAGEKEVRAWTIRKGAKGPEAAGAIHSDFEKGFIRAETVAYAEFVRVGGWKPAREQGLARAEGKEYVVQDGDLMLFRFSS, translated from the coding sequence GTGCTCGCACTTGGAATTGTCGGGCTCCCGAATGTCGGCAAGTCGACGCTCTTCAATGCGCTGACGTCGGCCGGTGCGCTGGTGGCGAACTATCCCTTCGCCACCATCGAGCCGAACACTGGTGTCGTCGAGGTGCCGGATGAGCGGCTGGCCGAAATTGCCAAGCTGATCAATCCTGAGCGGGTCGTGCCGGCCACGGTGCAGTTCCTCGACATCGCCGGCCTGGTCAAGGGCGCCTCGCAGGGCGAAGGCCTCGGCAACCAGTTCCTCGCCAACATTCGTGAAGTCGACGCGATCGTGCACGTGGTGCGCTGTTTCATCGACGACGACATCCAGCACGTGATGGTGGGCGTTGATCCCGCGCGCGATCGTGAAATCATCAATACCGAGCTCGCACTCGCGGACCTCGCCACCGTCGAGAAGCGTCTCGACAAGGCGACCCGCGCGGCGCGCACCGGTGATGCCCAGTCCAAGCTCGAGAAGGGCTTGCTCGAGCGGCTCAACGAAGCCCTGGCCGCCGGCAGGATGGCACGCACGGTGGTCCCGACCGAGGAAGAGCGCGCGACCTACAAGTCATTTGCACTCCTCACCGCCAAACCTGTGCTGTACGCCGCCAACGTGCGGGAGGATGAGCTCGCCTCCGGCAACGAGCAGGTCGAGGCCCTCCGCCAGGCCGTCGCCGCCGATAACGAGGCCGCTGACATCGTGATCTTCTCGGCCAAGGTCGAAGCAGAGCTCGCGGAGCTCCCGCTCGAAGATCGGGCGGCGTTTCTCGAGGAGCTCGGTGTGCACGAGTCCGGGCTCGATCGGCTCGCGCGCGCGGCGTATCACGTCCTCGGCCTGCAGAGCTATTTCACGGCGGGCGAGAAGGAAGTTCGCGCCTGGACGATCCGGAAAGGCGCCAAGGGCCCCGAGGCCGCTGGCGCGATTCATTCCGATTTCGAGAAGGGCTTCATCCGGGCCGAGACGGTGGCCTATGCCGAGTTCGTGCGGGTGGGTGGCTGGAAGCCCGCCCGGGAGCAGGGGCTCGCCCGCGCCGAGGGCAAGGAATACGTCGTGCAAGACGGCGACTTGATGCTCTTCCGCTTCAGCAGCTAA
- the rsfS gene encoding ribosome silencing factor — protein sequence MKLPKAVRTVVNAIDDRKGVRIQVLDLRHLSNAADYFIIASGTSDAHVRGLADGVMRAMLADGNHTHGVEGLQTGRWVLLDFVDVVVHLFHPETRAFYQLERLWQDAPALLSGP from the coding sequence GTGAAGTTGCCCAAGGCCGTTCGGACCGTAGTGAACGCGATTGATGACCGTAAAGGGGTGCGGATCCAGGTGCTCGACCTGCGGCACCTCAGCAATGCGGCCGATTATTTCATCATCGCGAGCGGCACATCCGATGCCCACGTCCGTGGACTGGCCGACGGGGTGATGCGGGCGATGCTCGCCGACGGGAATCACACCCACGGCGTCGAGGGTCTGCAGACCGGCCGCTGGGTATTGCTCGACTTTGTTGATGTTGTAGTACATCTGTTTCACCCGGAGACCCGGGCGTTCTATCAACTCGAACGCTTGTGGCAGGATGCTCCGGCGCTCCTATCCGGACCGTGA
- the rplI gene encoding 50S ribosomal protein L9, translating into MMELILREAVPSLGKAGDLVRVKPGYARNFLLPRGLAFEATAGNKKRIDAESKAKAAHAAAERAEAEAFAARLGALTLTFTAKAGDDGRLFGSITSGDIAEQIAAQGHTVDKRKLDLEHPIKHLGFHSVGVKLHHDVHAEVKVNVVAQG; encoded by the coding sequence ATGATGGAACTCATTCTTCGCGAGGCCGTGCCCTCGCTCGGCAAGGCCGGTGACCTGGTGCGGGTGAAGCCGGGTTATGCCCGTAATTTCCTGCTCCCGCGTGGGCTCGCCTTCGAGGCGACCGCAGGTAACAAAAAGCGGATCGACGCCGAGTCGAAGGCCAAGGCCGCGCACGCCGCCGCCGAACGCGCCGAGGCCGAGGCGTTCGCGGCCAGGCTGGGCGCGCTGACTCTCACCTTCACCGCGAAGGCCGGAGATGATGGTCGACTCTTTGGCTCGATCACGTCCGGCGACATCGCCGAACAGATTGCCGCGCAGGGTCACACCGTCGACAAGCGCAAGCTCGACCTCGAGCATCCGATCAAGCACCTCGGGTTCCACTCGGTCGGCGTCAAGCTGCACCACGACGTCCACGCCGAAGTGAAGGTCAACGTCGTCGCGCAAGGCTGA
- a CDS encoding DUF2232 domain-containing protein has translation MVLLAGYLVLAPSIFFLGPLALLLLVSRPASGREWLWLFISLLGVAASVQGEHALVDQTIRAYGAFFAGTFVVLALVGVSSLVQRALLSAVIAASAVATWYLKLHLRFVDFRADLSSHTWDAYRRIFTDLPATPPTTGAEVVGSAGVSEFARNLADGLASASKVTPGFLTLLLLLGAWLAWGWYHRVSRRPIGPPAKAFVEFRFNDQLIWALLLASAVGLVAPEGALNTFAANLFVVLAGLYAARGLAVVQCAIRRVSALFALVLYLLAFPVLPFALFAIGVADTWLDLRRRIAPPQGATP, from the coding sequence CTGGTCTTGCTGGCCGGGTATCTCGTGCTCGCCCCATCGATCTTCTTTCTCGGCCCTCTGGCACTGCTACTGCTGGTCTCTCGACCAGCCAGCGGCCGGGAATGGCTCTGGCTCTTCATCTCGCTCCTCGGAGTTGCGGCGTCGGTCCAGGGCGAACACGCGCTCGTCGATCAAACCATTCGCGCCTACGGTGCCTTCTTCGCTGGGACGTTCGTCGTGCTCGCGCTCGTCGGTGTCTCATCGCTGGTCCAGCGTGCCCTGCTCAGCGCGGTCATCGCCGCGAGTGCCGTGGCGACCTGGTATCTCAAGCTGCATTTGCGGTTCGTCGACTTCCGGGCCGACCTCTCGAGCCACACCTGGGACGCCTACCGCCGGATCTTCACCGATCTTCCGGCAACCCCGCCGACGACCGGGGCAGAAGTGGTGGGTAGCGCGGGCGTTTCCGAGTTTGCCAGGAATCTGGCCGACGGCCTCGCCAGCGCGAGCAAGGTCACTCCCGGATTCCTGACACTGCTGCTGCTCCTCGGCGCCTGGCTGGCCTGGGGCTGGTATCATCGGGTGAGCCGGCGCCCTATCGGCCCACCGGCGAAGGCATTTGTCGAGTTCCGGTTCAACGACCAGTTGATCTGGGCACTGCTGCTGGCATCCGCGGTCGGGCTGGTGGCGCCGGAAGGGGCCCTCAACACGTTCGCGGCCAATCTCTTCGTAGTCCTTGCAGGGCTGTATGCCGCCCGCGGATTGGCGGTGGTGCAGTGCGCGATCCGGCGGGTCTCCGCCCTCTTCGCCCTGGTGCTGTACCTGCTGGCCTTCCCCGTATTACCCTTTGCCTTGTTCGCGATCGGCGTCGCCGACACGTGGCTCGACCTGCGGCGCCGAATCGCGCCGCCTCAAGGAGCAACACCATGA